In the genome of Planctomyces sp. SH-PL62, the window GAGCTGGTGAGCAACCTCCACGCCGTTCGAGCGCAGGTCCTGGCCCACGGGGCGAATGGATCGATCGGCATCCTGCCCTCTTACGTCGCCGCGTTCGGACCTTCGGGCGAACGCGACTTCGGCACCCGCAAAACCTGATCCACGCGCGGTCGATCGAGGCCCCGCTGCGAGCCGGGGCCTCGTCGACGACGTGACGGCCCGACTTGAAGGGCCCTGCCGACGCTTCCCTCCCGCCCTCGCCGTGCTATGATGTCGCTCCAGCCGGCTCGGCCCACGTCGCGTCCGTGCCCTGGGAGCATCAGGCGAGGAGAGGGTTCGGATGTCATCACGGTTTTCCGTCGCGAGGCCCGACGTTCTGGCAACTCGAGACGCCGTCGCGGCGGATCCCCTGAGGGCGATCGTCGTCGGTGGCTCGGGACAGATCGGCGGATGGCTGCTGCGATACCTCGGCGAACGCGGCCATCACGCCGTGGGGACCTTCTCGACCAGGCCCTTCCCCGGCCTGCTGCCCCTCGACGCCGCCGACGGCGAGGCCGCGACGGCGTTGATTCGGGAGCAGAAGCCCGACGTGGTCTTCTACCCCGCCGGGTTCACCTGGGTCGACGGCTGCGAGCGCGACCGCGACAAGGCCTATGGGGCGAATCTCGAACAGCCGCTTCGCGTCGCCGAGGCGGCCGCGCAGGCCGGCGCGCGGTTCGTCTACTTCTCGACGGACTATGTCTTCGACGGGCTCCACGGACCCTACGCGGAAGATGTCCCGACCAATCCCCTCTCGGTCTACGGTCGGGCCAAGTACGACGCCGAAGCCGCGCTGGAGCGCTCGCTGGGCGACCGGCTCCTGACCGTCCGCACCTGCTGGGTCTTCGGGCCGGAGCGCCAGGGCAAGAACTTCGCGTACCAGCTCATCCGGACGCTGAGCCAGGGCAAGGCCGTGACCTGCCCGAGCGATCAGGTCTCCAGCCCGAGCTACGGGCCGGACGTCGCTGACGCCGTGCTTCGGCTCGTGGAGGCCGGGGCGTCCGGCCTCATCAACGTCGTCGGACCCGAGGTTCTCGACCGTCCGGCCTTCGCTCGCGCGATCGCCAGGGCTTTCGGTCTGGACGAAAGCCTGATCGTCGCCAGGCCGACCGCCGAGCTGGGCCAGGGGGCGCCTCGGCCCTTGAATTCCGGGCTCAAGATCGACCGGCTGGAGTCCTGCCTGCCAGGCCTGATGCGCCCCCTGATCGCGGCCCTGGCCGATTTCCGGGTGAAGCTCGTCGCGCCCGAGTTGAATTCCTGGGTGGAACCGGCGATTCCCCCTTCATGACGCCGCATGGGCGTCTCGCCTTTCGTCGCTGAGGAGCGAGTTTCCGATGGACGTACGCCCCGGGGAATTTCGGGAATCCACGCCTCCGACGATCGAGCCTCCCGGAACGCCACCCCCCGTTGACGAGGGCCTGCCCCCCGACCTGGAAGCCGCGGGGAGCATTCTGGGGCGGGCCTCGGAACTTGGCGGCTCTCGCACCCTCGCCTTCGTCCTGATCATCGTGGCGACGAGCCTTTATCTGCTTGAGCGACTGGAACCCGTCCTCCGGCCGCTGCTCATCGCGATCCTCCTCTGCTATCTGTTTCTGCCTTTCTACAACCGCCTGCGGCGGCGGGTTCGGCCGGTGGTCGCGTTCCTGATCATCACGATCGGATTCACGATCGGGACCCTGGGCCTGGGCCGGATGATCTATCACGATATCGTGAGCATCGACCAGGGCCGGCTGCGTTACCAGGAGCGCGAGGCGGAACTGGAGAAGGCCGCCCGAAAGGCCATGGCGGCGTTCACCCCGGCTTTCGCGATCAGGCCGGCGGGACCGGAGGACGTCGCGGCGACCGACTCGCTGACCAACGAGATGGCGGAGCGGATCGTCCGAGGGGCGGCCTCGGCGTTCCTCTCGATCGGGCTGGAATCGCTCGTGATCGCCTTCTACATGATTTTCCTGCTCCAGTCGGCATCGACGCTCCCCAGCCGGATCAGCTCCAGCTTCTCCTCGGATCGCGCCGAGAGGATTCTCTCGATCGTCGAGTCGATCAATCGTGCGATCTCGGAATACCTGCTGGTGAAGGTCAAGGCGAGCCTGCTCGTGGCGCTTCCGGTGGGGGCGCTCTGCTTGGGGTTCGGCGTGACCGGGGCTGCGACCTGGGCCGTGTTAACCTTCTTCGGCAACTTCCTCCCGTACATCGGCCCCCTGGCGTCGGTCATCCCCCCGCTGGCGATCGCCCTCCTGGAGTTTCCGACGATCTGGGCCCCCCTGGCCTTCGCCGTGATCCTGCTGACCATACACGGCGTCACCGCGAACCTCATCGAACCGGCGATGACGGGCAAGGCGCTAGGGCTCAATCCGCTCGTGGTCCTCGTCGGCCTGGCCTTCTGGAGCCTTCTCTGGGGCTTCGTCGGCCTCGTCCTGGCGGTGCCGCTGACCGTCATCTTCAAGATCATCCTGGAGCATACTCCCGCGACTCGTCCGATCGCCCGCTTGATCTCTGAACAGAATTTGTCGTAAATTCAGATAGTCCCGCCGAAGTCGGAGGTTTCGCCAAGATCATCGCCGATGGAATGTCGCCTCTCCTGGAGGAAGGTGGGGTGGGACGACGAGCGGCGCCGATGCGCCGAATGATGGAGCGACGGACGGCCTATGAGTCGAAAGAAGCGAGTCGTGGTCATTGGGGCTGGGCCTGGAGGGTTGGCGGCCTCGATGCTGCTCTCTTCGGCCGGCTGCTCGGTGACGGTCCTGGAACGGCGTGGGCAGGTCGGAGGGCGGACCTCGACCTTTGAGGCCGACGGCTTCCGGTTCGACCTGGGACCGACGTTCTTTCTGTATCCGAGGGTCCTGGAATCGATCTTCGCGGCGGTCGGTCGCGACCTCCACGCGGAGGTTCGGATGGAGCGGCTCGATCCTCAGTACCACCTCGTTTTCGGCGCAGGCGGGGAGATGAAGGCGACGCCCGACGTGGAGCGGATGGAGCGGGAGATCGCCCGCTTCTCGCCGGACGACGCCGGGCGGCTCCGCCGGTTCCTCGACGACAACCGCGTCAAGATGGACCAGTTCCGGGCCGTATTGGAGTCGCCGTTCTTGCGATTCCGCGACCTTCTTTCGCCCAAGCTCGCGAGGATGCTCCCCCTGCTCCGCCCCTGGCTCTCGCTCGACGGCGAGATGAAGCGGTACTTCCGCGACCCCCGCGTTCGGCTGGCGATGACATTCCAGTCGAAATACCTGGGAATGTCCCCATTCAATTGCCCGAGCCTGTTCTCGATCCTCTCGTTCCTCGAGTACGAGTACGGCGTCTTCCATCCCATCGGCGGCTGCGGCGCAGTGTCCGATTCCATGGCGAAGGTCGCCCAGGACCTGGGGGCGACCATCTCGCTCGACGACGAGGTCGAGGAGATCTTTTTCGAGGGCCGAAAGGCCGTCGGCGTGCGGTCTCGGTCCGGCGTCCACGAGTGCGACGCCCTCGTCATCAACGCTGACTTCGCGCGGGCCATGACGAGGCTCGTGCCCGACAGGCTCCGTCCCCGATGGACCGATCGGAAGATCGCCCGCAAACGATTCTCGTGCTCGACTTACATGCTCTATCTGGGACTGGAAGGGCGCTGCGACGACCTGGCCCATCACACGATCTATCTGGCCGAAGACTACCTCTCGAACCTGGACGACATCGAGTCCCGGCACGTCCTTTCCCGCGACCCTTCGTTCTACGTCCAGAACGCCTGCGTCACCGACCCCTCGCTGGCGCCCGACGGCAAGAGCACCCTCTATGTGTTGGTGCCGGTCACGCATCAGCACGCGAACGTGGACTGGTCTCGCGAGGCTCCAGCTTTCCGGGAGCTGGCTCTCCGTCAGCTGGAGCGGCTCGGGCTCAAGGACGTGGCCTCGCGCATCGTGTACGAACGCCAGATCACTCCCGCCGACTGGGATCAGGAGTACGAGATTCATCTTGGGGCTACGTTCAACCTGGCGCACAACCTCAAGCAGATGCTCTATTTCCGACCCCGGAACCGCTTCGAGGGTCTCGAATCGGTTTATCTGGTCGGCGGCGGGACGCACCCGGGGAGTGGGCTGCCGGTGATCTTCGAATCCGCTCGGATCACGTCGCGGCTGGTGGGGCAGGATTTGGGAGTTCCGGTCCCCGTCGATTCCGACGACCGGCCCTTCACTCCCCCCGACGACGCGTTCCGCCCTCCCCTCGCCGGCGTCGCCTGAATCATCAAGGAATCTCGATTCTATGAGCAACACGGAACGCATCGGCGTCGTCGGCGGCGGGCTGGCCGGCCTGGCCTCGGCCTGCGTGCTGGCCGCGCGCGGCTACGACGTCACCCTCTTCGACAAGAATCCCTGGCTCGGCGGCAAGGCCGCGGTCCTGGCCGAGTCCGGATTCCGGTTCGACATGGGCCCGACGATCCTCCTGATGCCTTCGGTCCTCGCGAAGATTTTCGCCGAGGCCGGACGCGACGTGAAGGACGAACTCGACCTCATCAATCTGGACCCCCAGTGGCGCTCGTTCTTCGAGGACGGAACGGTTCTGGACCTGCACGCCGACCGCGCGAGGATGGGGGAGGCCCTCGACGCCTTCGCCCCCGGCGGCGACGCGTCCGGAGACTACGGCCGCTTCCTCGACTTTTCGAAGCGGCTCGAAGAGATATCGCAGCGGTTCTACTTCTGGAAGTCGATCGGTTCCGTCCGGGACATGTTCGACCCGTCCGCCGCGTTCAGCGTCTCGATGCTCGCCGACGTGATGCGGATGCGGCCCTGGAGCACGGTGGGCAAGACGGTCCGAAGCTTCGTCAAGGACCGTCGGGTCGCGCAGATGCTCGACCACTTCACGCAGTACGTCGGGTCGTCGCCCGACCTCTCGCCGGCGATCCTCTGCGGCATCGCCCAGATGCAGACCGGCGAAGGAGTCTGGTATCCGCGCGGCGGCACGCGGGCGGTCGCGCAGGCCCTGATCAAGCTGGCCGGCGAACTGGGCGTCCAACTCGTCCCCGGCGCCGCCGTCCGATCGATCCTGACCGACGCGAAAGGCCGGGTCGAGGGCGTCTTGCTGGAGGACGGCACGCGCGTTCCGCTGGCGGCTGTGGTCTCGAATTCCGACGCCGTCCGCACCCATCGCGAACTGCTCGAAGGTCGTCCCGCCGCGAAGAAGTTCGAGGGCCGTCGGAAGTACGAGCCGGCCTGTTCGGGCGTGGTCATGTACCTGGGCCTGGATCGCCGCTACGACCAGCTTCGGCACCACGACTTCGTCTTCTCCCGCGATCCGCACGAGGAGTTCGACTACATCTATAACAAGGGCGAGCCCGCGCCCGACCCCACCTGCTACGTCTGCGCGACGGCCTGCACCGAGCCCGAGACGGCCCCGCCGGGGGGCGAGGCGCTCTACGTCCTGGTCCATACGCCCTACCTCCGTCCCCATCACGACTGGGCGAGCCTCTATCCGACCTACCGTCGCACGATCCTCGACAAGCTCGAACGGACGGCCGGGCTGACCGACCTGGAGAAGCACATCAAGCTGGAACGCTGGCTGACCCCCCAGGACATCCACGATCGTTACCGCGTGCTGAACGGTGCGATCTACGGCCTGGCGAGCCACGGTCGGCTGAGCGGCGGATTCAAGCCTTCCAACCGCAGCCCGGACGTCCCCGGCCTCTACCTTGCGGGGGGCGCGGCGCACCCGGGCCCGGGGATGCCGATGGTCCTCATGTCCGGCTGGATCGCGGCCGACGCGCTCGACGCTGACGGCCTGGTCGCACCTCGTCGCGAGCCGATCGCGAAGCGGGCCCCGGAATCGCCGGTGGGCGTGACCAGATGACGCGGCCCGCTCGCGCCGCGAACGCGAGGGGTGGGGCGCCGGACGCCCTTCCCCGGCGCTCGCCCTGGTTCTTCCGCGGCTTCCGCAAGTACGCCCGACGCTTCATCGCCCGGAATTTCCATGCGCTCCGCGTCGATCGCGAAGGTCCGTTCTCCGAACCGCCGCCCGGGCCGGTGGTCGTGGTGATGAATCACTCCTCCTGGTGGGACCCGATGACCGCCCTCGTCCTGAGCGAGTCGTTCGGGGCCTCGCGAGCCCATTACGCCCCGATGGACGAAGGGGGCGTGAGGCAGTACCCCATCCTGGAGCGGATCGGCCTCTTCGGGATCGAACTGGAGTCCGCTCGGGGCGGGATCGCATTCCTGCGCCGCTGTTCGGCGATCCTGTCCCGACCGGAGTCGGTCCTGTGGATCACGCCGCAGGGCCGCTTCGTCGACGTCCGTGATCGCCCCGTCCGGTTCAAGGAAGGTCTCGGCAGGCTGTTGCACCGAACCTCTCGCGCGACGGTCGTCCCGCTGGCGATCGAGTATACCTTCTGGAACGACCGCAGGCCCGAGATCCTGGCGCGGTTCGGTCCCTGGACGTCGATCGAGGAACGAGGCCCGGAATCGGCGGCTTCCTGGACCCGAAGTCTGGAAGCTGCGCTCGGGGAGGTGCAGGATGGACTGGCCGAGGCCTCCCGCCTGCGCGACCCCCTTCGGTTCGAGACCCTGATCCAGGGCTCGTCGGGCGTCGGAGGGGTTTACGATCTCGGGCGACGGCTCCGTTCCGCCTTCCAGGGCGACCGATTCACCAGCGAACATCAGATCCACAAGCCTACCGAGGGGCCGCTCCCATGACCCCGCTGCTACTAGCCTGCCTGGCCCTCGCAATCCCTCCGACGATCCTGTTCGCGACCAACCTCAAGGCGTATCGACTCCTACCCCAACCCCAGCCCGCGGCGCAGGCCGTCTCCGTCCTGATCCCCGCCCGGAACGAGGAGTCGTCGATCGGTCGGGCGGTCGAGTCCGTCCTGGCGAACGTCGGCTGCTCGTTCGAGGTGCTCGTCCTGGACGATCGATCGGAGGATGCGACGGCGGACGTGGTGAGGGCCCTGGAGCGAAGGGACGACCGCGTGCGGCTGATCGAGGGCGAAGGGCCGCCGCCCGGCTGGTGCGGCAAGCAGCGCGCGTGCTGGCAACTGGCCAACGAGGCGCGGAACGATCTGTTCTTGTTCCTCGACGCCGACGTCCGTCTCGCGCCCGACGCCCTCGCGCGGATGGTCCGCTTCATGACGGAGTCGGGCGTCGATCTGGCGAGCGGCATCCCTCGCCAGGAGACGGTGGGATTGATGGAACGACTGCTGATCCCGCTGATCCATTTCGTCATGCTCGGGTTCATGCCGATCGCGAGCATGAGGAGGACCCGACTGCCGTCCCTCTCAGCCGGTTGCGGCCAGCTCTTCATCGCCCGCCGCGAAGGCTATTTCCAGGCCGGCGGGCATGCGGCGATCCGCGAGTCGCTGCACGACGGGATCAAGCTCCCTCGCCTGTTTCGCGCAGCGGGGCTTCGGAACGACCTGTTCGACGCGACCGACGCCGCCGAATGTCGGATGTACCGGACGGCCGGCGAGGTCTGGATGGGCCTCTCGAAGAACGCGGGGGAGGCGTTGGCGTCGCCGGGGCTGATCGTCCCGATGTCGATCATCCTCCTGGGCGGGCAGGTCGCGCCGTTCGCGCTGGCGGCGGCGGCGGCCGGAGGCTGGCCGCGACCCTGGACAGCCTTCGAAAAGGTGATGGTCGTCGCTGCGGTCGGCGTCGCGTGGGCCCCTCGGCTCGTCTCCGTCGGCCGATTCCGGCAGTCGTTGGTCGGTGCCCTGCTCCACCCCGTCGGGGTCTCGCTGCTGGTCGCGATCCAGTGGTACGCCCTCGTCCGCAAGGCGTTGGGCCAGCCGAATCGGTGGAAGGGGCGGTGCTACGCGGCGTCGCAGTCAGGCTCTCTGGCCGAGCCTCGTTGAAACTCGTGTAACAGGGAGACTCTAGCTATGGTGGTGGAAGATGGCGTAGAGCAGCCCCGTCATGATCAGGACGATCGCCCAGGTCTTGACCTGCGCCCGCACGGTCGGGGGCAGCACGGGGGGCTCTTCCCCGTTGCGTCGTCGATGAATGACCGCGGGGCAGACGTGCACCCGCGACCTCACCGCGAGATCGGTCCGGCCGCAGTCCAGGCAGTGATACTGGATCAGGAACGGGCAGACGCTCGCCGCGAAGAGAGTCGCCAGGAACAGGCCGAGGTTCCTCACCTCGAGCGAGTAGCGGAACAGGACCCAGACCCCCAGCAGCGCCACCGCGGCGAGAAGCGGATTGGCGACGAGCCGTTGATAATCCGCCGCGTCCTCGGGCCGGGCCGAGGTCGGATAGGTCGCCGTGTCCATGTCGGGATCAAACGCGGTCATGTTGCACCTTCGGCGTCATTCCGCCGGCGCGGGCGTGCGGGCCACGGCCGTTTCTGGTTCCCGGTCGGGCCGTCAGCCGACGCCCGGCCCGCCCAAAACCGCTTGACACTCGCCTGAAATCGGCCGGATAATTCGTTCCCGATTCCCAAGGCTCGTCGTTCGTACCCGCCCTCGGGCTCGCCCGTCCGAACCCACGCGGCCCGGCCGCCCCTCTTCGACTGGAAACATCATCGTGAACAAAGACATTCCCGTCGCGCCGTCACGTCTTGAGGAACTCCTCGCGGAACGCATCCTCGTCCTCGACGGCGCCATGGGCTCGGTGATCTACTCCTACCAACCGACCGAGGAAGACTACCGCGGAAGCCGGTTCGCCAAGCATCCCATCCCGCTGAAGAATTGCACCGAGATCCTGGTTCTGTCGCAACCCAAGATGATTGAGGACATCCATCGGGCGTATCTGGAGGCCGGTGCTGATATTATTGAGACCGACACCTTTAACAACAACCCCCTCTCCCTCGAGGAATTCGGCCTCGAGGAGCACGTCCGGGAGTTGAACGTCCGCGCGGTGGAGATCGCCCGGAAGGCGGCCGACGATTACACCAGGCGGAATCCGGGCAAGCCCCGGTTCGTCGCCGGCAGCATCGGGCCCACCAAGAAGCAGCTCTCGATGGGCATCCACGTCGAGGACCCGGGCCGTCGCGACGTGACGTTCGACGAGATGGTCGCGAACTACAAGGTCCAGATCGCCGCGCTGGTCGAGGCCGGCGTCGACCTCTTGCTCCCCGAGACCTCGTTCGACACGCTCGTCATGAAGTCCTGCCTGTTCGCCATCGACTCCTACTTCGAGGAGATCGGCCGACGCCTGCCGGTGATGATCTCGGGGACGATCTTCGACAATCATCGGACCCTCTCGGCCCAGCCGGTCGACGCCTTCTACTATTCGGTCTCGCACTACCCCGCGCTTAGCGTGGGGCTGAATTGCGCGGTGGGCGTCGACCAGATGAGGGCGTCGATCGAGGCCCTCTCGGCGATCTGCAAGACGCGCGTGAGCTGCTACCCCAACGCCGGGATGCCCGACGGCTTCGGCGGTTTCAACGGGGACAAGGATCGCACGGCGAAGGTTCTGGGCGAGTTCGCCCGCAACGGCTGGCTGAACCTCGTCGGCGGCTGCTGCGGGACGACCCCGGAGTGGATCGCGGCGATCGCGAGCCAGGTCGAGGGGGTCGCCCCGCGCCGGACGCCGGACGTTCCGGGCTATTCGACCTACAGCGGCATGGAGCCGCTGGTCGTCCGCCCCGAGACCAACTTCATCATGGTCGGCGAGCGGACCAACATCACCGGCTCCAAGAAGTTCGCCCGACTGATCCGGAGCAACGACTACGAGGCGGCCCTGGTCGTCGCCCGCGATCAGGTCGAGGCCGGCGCGAACATCGTCGACGTCAACATGGACGAGGGCCTGATCGACGGCGAGAAGGCGATGACCCGCTTCCTCAACCTGATCTCGGCCGACCCTGCCATCGCCAAGGTCCCGATCATGATCGACAGCTCCAAGTGGAGCGTCATCGAGGCGGGGCTCAAGTGCGTCCAGGGTAAGTCGATCGTCAACTCGATCAGCCTGAAGGAGGGGGAGGAGAAGTTCCTCGAACAGGCGAAGCTCGTCCACCGCTACGGTGCCGCCGTGGTGGTCATGGCCTTCGACGAGACCGGACAGGCGGTGGAGCGAGACGCCAAGGTCGCGATCTGCCGGCGAGCCTACAAGCTCCTGACCGAGCAGGCCGGGTTCGCCCCCGAGGACATCATCTTCGACGTCAACATCCTGACGGTCGGCACCGGCATCGAGGAGCACAACAACTACGCCGTCGAGTTCATCGAGGCCGTCCGCGAGCTGAAGCGGCTGTTCCCGAAGTCGAAGACCTCCGGCGGGGTGAGCAACGTCTCGTTCTCGTACCGGGGCAACGACTTCGTCCGCGAGGCGATGAACGCCGCGTTCCTGTACCACGCCATCAAGGCCGGGCTCGACATGGGCATCGTCAACGCCGGCCAGCTCGAGGTCTATGAGGAGATCCCCAAGGATCTGCTGGAGCGGGTCGAGGACGTCCTCCTGAATCGCCGCCCCGACGCGGCCGACCGGCTCACGGAGTTCGCCGAGACCGTCAAGGCCGGCGGCAAGAAAGACAAGGGGAAGGACCTCGCCTGGCGCGAACAGCCGGTCGCCGAGCGTCTCCAGCACGCGCTGATCACCGGCACGGTCGACTTCGTCGACGAGGACGTGGACGACGCGCTGAAGGTGTATCCCAGGCCGCTCTCGATCATCGAAGGGCCGCTGATGGACGGCATGAACGTCGTCGGCGATCTCTTCGGGGCCGGCAAGATGTTCCTGCCGCAGGTCGTGAAGAGCGCCCGGGTGATGAAGAAGGCGGTCGCGCGCCTGACGCCGCTGATGGAGGCGGAGAAGGCCCGCGCCCTGGCAGCGGGCGAGGTCGCCGCCTCCCACAAGTCGCGGGGCAAGATCCTGATGGCGACGGTCAAGGGGGACGTCCACGACATCGGCAAGAACATCGTCGGCGTCGTCCTGGCCTGCAACGACTACGAGGTCATCGACCTCGGCGTCATGATCCCCTGCGAGGACATCCTCAAGAAGGCGCGAGAGCACGAGGTCGACGTCATCGGCCTTTCCGGCCTCATCACCCCGTCGCTGGACGAGATG includes:
- a CDS encoding SDR family oxidoreductase; the encoded protein is MSSRFSVARPDVLATRDAVAADPLRAIVVGGSGQIGGWLLRYLGERGHHAVGTFSTRPFPGLLPLDAADGEAATALIREQKPDVVFYPAGFTWVDGCERDRDKAYGANLEQPLRVAEAAAQAGARFVYFSTDYVFDGLHGPYAEDVPTNPLSVYGRAKYDAEAALERSLGDRLLTVRTCWVFGPERQGKNFAYQLIRTLSQGKAVTCPSDQVSSPSYGPDVADAVLRLVEAGASGLINVVGPEVLDRPAFARAIARAFGLDESLIVARPTAELGQGAPRPLNSGLKIDRLESCLPGLMRPLIAALADFRVKLVAPELNSWVEPAIPPS
- a CDS encoding AI-2E family transporter, with product MDVRPGEFRESTPPTIEPPGTPPPVDEGLPPDLEAAGSILGRASELGGSRTLAFVLIIVATSLYLLERLEPVLRPLLIAILLCYLFLPFYNRLRRRVRPVVAFLIITIGFTIGTLGLGRMIYHDIVSIDQGRLRYQEREAELEKAARKAMAAFTPAFAIRPAGPEDVAATDSLTNEMAERIVRGAASAFLSIGLESLVIAFYMIFLLQSASTLPSRISSSFSSDRAERILSIVESINRAISEYLLVKVKASLLVALPVGALCLGFGVTGAATWAVLTFFGNFLPYIGPLASVIPPLAIALLEFPTIWAPLAFAVILLTIHGVTANLIEPAMTGKALGLNPLVVLVGLAFWSLLWGFVGLVLAVPLTVIFKIILEHTPATRPIARLISEQNLS
- the crtI gene encoding phytoene desaturase family protein; the encoded protein is MSRKKRVVVIGAGPGGLAASMLLSSAGCSVTVLERRGQVGGRTSTFEADGFRFDLGPTFFLYPRVLESIFAAVGRDLHAEVRMERLDPQYHLVFGAGGEMKATPDVERMEREIARFSPDDAGRLRRFLDDNRVKMDQFRAVLESPFLRFRDLLSPKLARMLPLLRPWLSLDGEMKRYFRDPRVRLAMTFQSKYLGMSPFNCPSLFSILSFLEYEYGVFHPIGGCGAVSDSMAKVAQDLGATISLDDEVEEIFFEGRKAVGVRSRSGVHECDALVINADFARAMTRLVPDRLRPRWTDRKIARKRFSCSTYMLYLGLEGRCDDLAHHTIYLAEDYLSNLDDIESRHVLSRDPSFYVQNACVTDPSLAPDGKSTLYVLVPVTHQHANVDWSREAPAFRELALRQLERLGLKDVASRIVYERQITPADWDQEYEIHLGATFNLAHNLKQMLYFRPRNRFEGLESVYLVGGGTHPGSGLPVIFESARITSRLVGQDLGVPVPVDSDDRPFTPPDDAFRPPLAGVA
- a CDS encoding phytoene desaturase family protein produces the protein MSNTERIGVVGGGLAGLASACVLAARGYDVTLFDKNPWLGGKAAVLAESGFRFDMGPTILLMPSVLAKIFAEAGRDVKDELDLINLDPQWRSFFEDGTVLDLHADRARMGEALDAFAPGGDASGDYGRFLDFSKRLEEISQRFYFWKSIGSVRDMFDPSAAFSVSMLADVMRMRPWSTVGKTVRSFVKDRRVAQMLDHFTQYVGSSPDLSPAILCGIAQMQTGEGVWYPRGGTRAVAQALIKLAGELGVQLVPGAAVRSILTDAKGRVEGVLLEDGTRVPLAAVVSNSDAVRTHRELLEGRPAAKKFEGRRKYEPACSGVVMYLGLDRRYDQLRHHDFVFSRDPHEEFDYIYNKGEPAPDPTCYVCATACTEPETAPPGGEALYVLVHTPYLRPHHDWASLYPTYRRTILDKLERTAGLTDLEKHIKLERWLTPQDIHDRYRVLNGAIYGLASHGRLSGGFKPSNRSPDVPGLYLAGGAAHPGPGMPMVLMSGWIAADALDADGLVAPRREPIAKRAPESPVGVTR
- a CDS encoding lysophospholipid acyltransferase family protein, which gives rise to MTRPARAANARGGAPDALPRRSPWFFRGFRKYARRFIARNFHALRVDREGPFSEPPPGPVVVVMNHSSWWDPMTALVLSESFGASRAHYAPMDEGGVRQYPILERIGLFGIELESARGGIAFLRRCSAILSRPESVLWITPQGRFVDVRDRPVRFKEGLGRLLHRTSRATVVPLAIEYTFWNDRRPEILARFGPWTSIEERGPESAASWTRSLEAALGEVQDGLAEASRLRDPLRFETLIQGSSGVGGVYDLGRRLRSAFQGDRFTSEHQIHKPTEGPLP
- a CDS encoding glycosyltransferase family 2 protein: MTPLLLACLALAIPPTILFATNLKAYRLLPQPQPAAQAVSVLIPARNEESSIGRAVESVLANVGCSFEVLVLDDRSEDATADVVRALERRDDRVRLIEGEGPPPGWCGKQRACWQLANEARNDLFLFLDADVRLAPDALARMVRFMTESGVDLASGIPRQETVGLMERLLIPLIHFVMLGFMPIASMRRTRLPSLSAGCGQLFIARREGYFQAGGHAAIRESLHDGIKLPRLFRAAGLRNDLFDATDAAECRMYRTAGEVWMGLSKNAGEALASPGLIVPMSIILLGGQVAPFALAAAAAGGWPRPWTAFEKVMVVAAVGVAWAPRLVSVGRFRQSLVGALLHPVGVSLLVAIQWYALVRKALGQPNRWKGRCYAASQSGSLAEPR
- the metH gene encoding methionine synthase, giving the protein MNKDIPVAPSRLEELLAERILVLDGAMGSVIYSYQPTEEDYRGSRFAKHPIPLKNCTEILVLSQPKMIEDIHRAYLEAGADIIETDTFNNNPLSLEEFGLEEHVRELNVRAVEIARKAADDYTRRNPGKPRFVAGSIGPTKKQLSMGIHVEDPGRRDVTFDEMVANYKVQIAALVEAGVDLLLPETSFDTLVMKSCLFAIDSYFEEIGRRLPVMISGTIFDNHRTLSAQPVDAFYYSVSHYPALSVGLNCAVGVDQMRASIEALSAICKTRVSCYPNAGMPDGFGGFNGDKDRTAKVLGEFARNGWLNLVGGCCGTTPEWIAAIASQVEGVAPRRTPDVPGYSTYSGMEPLVVRPETNFIMVGERTNITGSKKFARLIRSNDYEAALVVARDQVEAGANIVDVNMDEGLIDGEKAMTRFLNLISADPAIAKVPIMIDSSKWSVIEAGLKCVQGKSIVNSISLKEGEEKFLEQAKLVHRYGAAVVVMAFDETGQAVERDAKVAICRRAYKLLTEQAGFAPEDIIFDVNILTVGTGIEEHNNYAVEFIEAVRELKRLFPKSKTSGGVSNVSFSYRGNDFVREAMNAAFLYHAIKAGLDMGIVNAGQLEVYEEIPKDLLERVEDVLLNRRPDAADRLTEFAETVKAGGKKDKGKDLAWREQPVAERLQHALITGTVDFVDEDVDDALKVYPRPLSIIEGPLMDGMNVVGDLFGAGKMFLPQVVKSARVMKKAVARLTPLMEAEKARALAAGEVAASHKSRGKILMATVKGDVHDIGKNIVGVVLACNDYEVIDLGVMIPCEDILKKAREHEVDVIGLSGLITPSLDEMVHVAREMEREGFVKPLLIGGATTSVKHTAVKIAPQYSGMVMHVKDASRSVGVVDRLNRDDSRAEMDQQNRAMQERERKAFAGRRERNLIPLADARARRSRIDWDASPVATPSFTGARRLVDYPLEKIIPFIDWSPFFSTWELKGKYPAILDDPTVGEVARELHVKALALLDQIVTDGSLKASGVYGFFPANSVGDDVVVFADESRTRELTRFHFLRQQWERQGQAEFRCLADFVAPLESGKADYLGAFAVTAGIGSEALVMKFKNDLDDYNAIMAEAMADRLAEAFAEALHQQARRDWGYGGDEQLSHEDLIAEKYRGIRPAAGYPACPDHTEKATLWKLLDAEQATGIRLTESYAMHPGASVSGLYFAHPQARYFAVDFLQRDQVEEYAQRKGEPLSVIERWLAPNLSYDPS